AACATGAACACAATGGGCATCTCTCCAGTTTGTACGTTCGCAGTTCATGTGTATACATTCATCACGTGTATTTGAATTGAGGAACTAGTGTGTTTGCATTATTTGACTGTGCATGTGAGGATTGTGCAGTGCTAATACACTAAAGAGTAAATCGAGAGGCCCTGCTGAAAACCCAGCTTGACATCAATTCATATATAACTTTCCCTCTCAgacacctcccctctctccacacaAAAAGCAACAGTCCACACAAACATCAACAGTCGTTTTACAATCTCAGTCTGTGTGTACAGTGTCAGTGTTGCATTCCTCTCCCTCTAGAAGGGGGTGTGGCTCAGTCTGCACCAATATTATGTGTGCAGGGAGACAACAGTCATGGCCTTAGCTGGAACGTACCATCTTACTCTGCTTCACGGGGGTGCAGGGACTAAGTGCATTCTCTTGCTAAACCAGATTATAATTGGAATTGAGTTTTATATTAAAGCCTTGCATTTTTATATGTATAGTTCTTAGGCAAAGTTAGGTATGATCTATTTGAGCTTTTATGCGTTGTTTTGGTCTCAAGCTACCTccgacacccctcctcctctttcggTGCTCCCACAGTCCAGTGTGGCCAGGTGGATATAAACAGGAGGGTAACGACAGATGGACCTCCCAGTCAGAGGGATTACGCATTAATACTAAGGACAGCTCAGTCTCCTCTCACACACGTAACACACGCCCACACAGTCACAGGGACACACAGAGGAGGATACTGTTTTGGACACGCAACAGAGCATCGGTTTATTGGGACGGGCGTAGAGCTGAAGCAGGGAACAGAAGAACAAGAATAAATAGAGAAATATaacagaaggagggatggaagagggcTTCTGTCCGGTCACCATGGAGGTGTGGAGTTCCTCTGCttccgaggaggaggaggaggaagagaaggagagtggCCACGGgagccaggaggaggaggaagaagaggaggtggaggagggaggaaagcCACACAACAAAGAGAGTCTGTGCAGGGAACTGATGCAAGGTGAGGGAGTAAAGGGAGGatgagagacggacagagaggagagagggaatgagagaggagcAAGGATCGAGGGAGCAATGgaggaggttgagagagggggggggagaagggagtTGCAGGCGATCAGGGTGATTCTGCAGCCATACATCTGTCTTGTTGGCAGCGTTGCTGCGCTGTAAATGTACTGTCGAGTCTGTGCAGCTTACCGTCAAGCTAAGTGAGTGATGGTATGGCTGGGAAGGTGCATGGATTCGTTGTTGTATGAATGGTTCGTTCAGCTGTCATTCACGTACAGTAACACGTGGTTAGGTTATTGACTGGCTGCACATGTGTGTATATGAATAACCAAAAGCCTGATCTGTGTCTCTACTTTTGAGTCATTGAAGTCACACATGCCAAATGTATAACTTACCTCCAGTGAACAGGGGCTGCCAGGTATACTGAGCTTGCAGTTCTCCTCATAGAGTGTGAAGGTCACTGTGCCACAGTGTGTGTTCCTAGCAGCAGTTTGTGTGTTTTCcgtcagcagcagcagtgttttCTGTGGTGTATTGTCTCTGTGCCTTTGAGTGTCATTGACTTTGGGCTGCAGGAGACAGACTGGCCGGAAAAGGTTTGTGTGGACTTTTTAGGACTCAATATGAAGGTCAAAAACATGGAGATACtggctacccactgggcacagatgtcagttcaacatctagttttgatttgccTTTGGTTGAGTTGTTAACTatcgtgaattcaacgtgaaatgaGAATGACGACATTTCACGTTATTGGATTTATGTTAAAGGTTGGGTGTCTAAATGCCCTTACgctgatgactttttgcaaatccaattcattttccacgttgattcaatgtcatcacatagaTTTGTTTGTGGTTGGAATTGCGGGGGAAAACGTTGACTCAagcagtttttgcccagtggggatGTTCTCGTACTGTCCATTTGCCCTGATGAGAACGATGTTTTGTAAAGGTGGGATCTATCATATCATCTTAACTACATTGAATTAAGAAATTGAACCAACCCCTCATGTTTGAATTGGGTAATTGTCCATAATTGTTTCAGTGGGCATTTAATAGAATTTTCAATTCAAACCCTAAATTGGTGAAATGATAAGCTGGTCCCAACCATGCTGTTTTGTTATGGTTCTTCAATGTGGCAGGTATCATGATGATGCCCTAGATTCACATCCTAGTTAATTGTCTTCACTCAGTACCTCTAGCAATACTCCATATGCTGGGTTACAGTATAATATACACTCAGtgagtggccagtttattaggtacattcacgaaaatggttctctcctacagacagtgagtcacgtggccgtggcttgctatataaagcaggcatcgagacattcagttactgttcgattgaatgttagaacgggcaaaacgagtgacctaagccactttgagcgtggtatgatcgtcggtgccaggcgcgCCGGATCCAGTATTTTGGAACacacaactcgtcggtccttgtcggggatgggctattgcagcagacgaccacatcGGGTTCCATTCCGTTCAGCTAAAATCAAGAAGACCTCaccctgcctggtgtcaacggtacaggctgttggtgtaatggtgtggggaaggTTTTCCTGGTGCACGTTAGGTCcgttgataccaattgagcaacatgtccatgccccaaataattcaggctgttctggaggcaaagggggtccAACTCAGTACTAGATGGGGGTACCAAATAATTTGGCCACCGAGTGTATAATAGTGATACTACTATAGTATAATACTGAGTATATGAAATAAGAATACGGCAGATTATTCATTCTACCTCAGAATATTCTAGATTGATTCTTTGCAATGTAAATCAGAAATGATTGTACCCTATCAAGCGTTTAACTTGCAGATTAAAGGGGCACACTGCTATATACGGATATATAGTTGCTAAGAAGCGACCTATTTCAGCTAGAGAATGTCTTTCTTTTCAGCCTCCATTTGGTCCTTTGTCTGAACGGGCTgcgtgctggctggctggcaccTTTTCTGTCAGTGTACTGCGACACTGGCATAGATGCTGGCACAGACCCAGAAAACGAACAGACTTTTCTAGAAAATCTCTGGCTATAGATGACTCTTACACAATGGCTAAATAAAATTGGATGAATTATAATATTTCATTACACAAATACAGTACAGCTGTAATCTGTAGGCACTGCTACTCAAGGGATTTGACGCAAAGGATTTGACCATGATGTAATCCGGGCTGCCTACACCACAGACAGGCAGAAACTTTAACCTGGGTGCAGTTTATGCCACAAATGATGATTTATCATCTCCCTTGTCATCATTTAGTATTACATGGAATTAACTAGGCTAATGCTGTAATCATAAATTATGTAGCGCTAGAGGCTGGATATATTTGTCTAGGACTAATATTTCATACCAAATAGTCAAGTGGGTTTTATTGTTTATAGACCCAAGTTCAATCTTGAGATTCACTGGCTCTTTACTGCCATTCTGCCTTAAAGCATTCATAGTAGGCCTCAATGACCCACTAGGCAGGACATTGGTGTGCtggctgtctctttctccctgaccCCTGCACCACACAGCTAAATGGATCAGGGCAGGAAGacggaggtattgtgatgtcacgtGCAGCAGGTACAATGGCCTGCCTTGTATTAGTAGCCTAATACCTCAGAATGGGCGTTCCAAGAAGATCGGTAGAAAGGCTTATGATAATGTCTGTAGGGATGCGAGAATCAGACTGACAGAGGACAGAGTTGAGCTTGTGGGTTTGATCCCTATGGATCCCTGTTAATTCCGTAGGCTCCTATGTACTGTACAGGATCTACTCTCAACCCTCTTGGTTAGGGTACAGTCAGCTAGGAAATCCCTCAGTCAAAGAGCCCCCATGAGACCATCTGTAGCGTGGTCTTAGACGGCAATATAGTAAGCCTTTTTTATGTATTGCACACACAgtcaactgtactgtactgtggcatAGCTTTTAAAGGGATAGTCCTGTCAGATGTCATCATTCTAGAAACATTTTATTTCCAAAGAAATCGATCAAGCTTGGCACTGTGAAAAATAAATTAAGAAAATAAGTTGACGGCTTGATACAAATTCAGCATTAGTTCTTCTCGATTGTCCAACGCAATGTTCTGTCTGCAGTGTGTctgtatttaaatacatttttcttgtCTGGAAAGTAGTCCAGtctataatgttttttttttgcctgatTTACAAAAAGGATAACTTGAGCTTGTAAAGATTGAGAAGCTATTGGGGAAGCTAAATGGGGATTTAGCAGTAGCATAGGTATGTACTCCCAGTAAATTACCATGTAACCATCGGATTTGCAGGACGTTAGCTTGTTAGATTCACCCATAGAACAAAAGCTATTTTGATAGTAGTACAATTAGGAATTGTTACATGGATAGAGCCATTTCAATTGTAGTGACCTGATTTATAATGAGTCTTTGTTCTAGGAAGCTACTTTAATTGAAGTAGGCCTAGCCATATTAGAAAATGTGCCTTTTTGTTCTATGGAGGAAGCTATTTTAATTGTAATTCCAGATGGGAACATTAGCAGTTAGCCCATCCCAGTTAGTTATTGAAAACTGGACACTCTTGCTCTGTTCTACCATTGGTACTTTTACTGCAATGTATTGGCACTTCTTTTGGTGCATAAGTAGCAGCTCTGTCTGTTGCAGGGGGTAAGTTGGCACTGTAGCGGCAGTCTGCTAGTGCCCGTGCCCAGTGCTGCGGGAAGCCGTTGGATCCAACTCAACCACCACCCGCTTCTGTGGACCGGTCTCAGTATCCTAGAACAAGATgttatttctctctcactctttctttcccccTTTCTCCTTTTTAAtttcattctctgtttctctccttctctatttctctccctatATCTCTTTTTTTCCACGCTGcagaccccccaccccccccatcaCCTCTGAACAAGGACACACACTATTTTCTTAAAGGGTTCACATGATTAATGACTGTAGGCATACAGTAGATCCGGCCCAGGACCATTTCATTCCATTAGATAATTGGCTCACGGATACTGTTACACAGTCACCCCGTTTTCAGCCAAATGCTGCCCCTCACTTGAATTATTTAAATCTACTGTACAATCTCCTTGGCGCCAGCCAGGTTTTTGATCAAAGGGAGGTCTGAGTGGCTGATTTGAACACAGGGGTATGTTACTGCATGTACCTGAGACTACGTCTGCAGGATGTATGCTGATGAAAATAAATGTCAACTTGAAAGTCCCGGCTGATTGGTCGGGATAGAAACCTATTTTTGGATTAAATGGAGATGAGGCCTTGCACAGAAACCATGGGTCCCACTTCTTTAGGTCACCGGAATGGTTACTATGAGGAACAAAGCATCAACTGTAACTCCATGATGGCTCAGCTTCCTAACAGGTTGAACACTATTCACCCACCCATCAGTTCTGAACAGGGTCGCAGTGTCCATTCACCAACCAGTAATCTAACTGACCTGTTTATAACCAGACCGCTCTAGAATCACTGCCATAGATATCCAGCCTATCTTCCTACTGGGGGTTAACTGTCCTCATTACAGTGTTCTCCAGCAGCTTGTGCTGAGGTGTATTTATatcagaggggaagagagagatgggtcttATCCCTGTAATGAGGATCAGGCTAAGAGGATAAGCTCTGACTGACTTGGCTACGTGGTAATGTTGTGGTCAGCGCCCCGGTCTGTTGCTTTCCAACTGCTGTTGACCGTGAGTCATTCACAGAAAGAGAGGGGATAAGAGAGGACATGGTTGCGGGACAATGATGACCTGGTCCCCTGGGCAGTTACCTGTCAAGAGTTGTATTTCCCGATATCGTGGTCAAATGAACTGAATGGTGTAGTCCGTGTACGCCAGAAATGATCTTAGCTCCCGTGACCAATTAAGTCTCGAACCAGAAagttactgtctctatactgtccGAATAAGTCACTGTCCAATGGCCCTCTCCTACTTTCCAGTGAACTATATATTAACCAGGTATTTTTCttttctccctccattccccatcTCCCCCCTACAGTGCTGTGTTCAGAGAGAGTGGGCCAGGTCACTAAGACGTACCATGACATCGAGGCTGTCACCCACCTACTGGAAGAGGTAAGTAAATATAACGGGATTGTTTTCATACGTAAAACCCTTAATCGCCCCCCCAGGAACGAATGAAGTTCTATTGAATAATGTGCAACTGGGTATATTATACATTTTGAGCAAGTCACGATAGTCATCAGCCGTAAGCATGTTGCTAGAATGGTAAACAAGTCTTCTGCTAGAAACTAGACTGTAACTAGATCACAGAATGAAGAACATCAAACCGTTTTGTCGTCTGGCAGAAAGAGCGGGACCTCGAGTTGGCGGCCCGGATCGGCCAATCACTGCTCAAGCAGAATCGGGATCTAACGGCACGGAATGAGTTAATGGACGAACAGCTGGAGATCGCTACGGAAGAGGTATGAGACCATCACTGTAGCCCTACTTTGATATATCTCACCtattacagacagaatacagtAGTACTGGACCATATAGCATTTAGCGAGAGAAAATACACACTTATTTTGGTCCTGGAATATGAAATTTACAGTGTATGTAGTCTTTTGTTCCAGCCCGGGATTAACACAGCTGGTATCACACCTTGTATCACTTGAATCATTGCATTAATGCTAGGCAGGATCAAAAGCCTGCGCACCCGGTAACTCTCGCCCAGACCAGGAATGGCGATCAATGTACATGATAGATCCTAGTTCAGTACTCTGACCCTGGTTCCTACTTCCTGGTTCCCATTCACCAGATAGCCCAGCTGCGACATGAGCTCTCCATGAGAGACGACCTGCTCCACTTGTACGCCAGCACAGAGGAGATCGAGAACGCCTCCGACTCACACACACTGTGAGTACACGCGCACAATCATACACTGCAGGGTACACATACACATCGTACATCCCCTCAGGCATATCAACACAACTTTGGCAGGTAAATTCTGAccgccttctccctctctcctggtttTCAGAATGAAGAGGAACGAGTCGTCTAACTCCCTCAGTAACTTTGTCAATTATGACTTCATACAGCAGAAACTCAAAGGTCTGGAGGAGGAGAACCTCAAACTGCGCTGTGAGGTGTGGAACACTGACTACTTCCAAATACCTGAAGTCATTGAAGTGGATTGGAAACTTGTTCATGCTAATGCCATCGATGTTGTCACTCCACAGGCCAATGAACTGACGTCAGAGACCGCTAACTATGAGGAACAAGAGCAGGAGctgatgatggtgtgtgtggaggAACTCAGTGAGTATACTACAATGTACTACAGTGTAATACTATACATATTTGTTAAGGTATACGGTATTACTGTGTTCCTGAGGGAGAGGTAATTGGTGAGTGGGTGAATACAGTGAAAACAGTATGTGTTCGTACTGTGTACTCATACTAACCCACTCCATCTCGCTCCctcctctttattctctctctctcgtcttctctCCCTCAATCTTTTTGTTCTACCACCCTCCCCCAGCCTCTGTGAATAAGCAGGTGGTGGACCTGTCTGATGAGTTGGCCCGCAAGGTGGAGGACACTCTCAGGCAGCAGGAGGAGATCAGCTCCCTGCTCGCGCAAATAGTCGACCTGCAGGCACGCTGCAAAGCGGTGAGGGATCACAGAGACAACGaggcacacgcatacacacacctaAATACATACCCACAAGCATGCAGTGCACGGACACAAAAACACATGGAGTTGACATGGCACTCTCATGCCTTGAGGTTCCACAAGGACAAAGAGACTCAAGACTCGCCCACACCGAATGCTTCTATAATGGAGTACATTAAATATGTACACGTGCACTTAAGTTGGTATCTACAGTATTAAGTTGGTATACAGTATCACTGATGCGATCATGGTATTAACTCTCCACTCTGTTCTTCTAGCTCACCACTGACAATGAAGAGCTGACCCAGCACCTGAGTGCCTCGCGGGAGAGCCAATCACAGCTCAAATCAGAGGTAAGACACGCCCTCAACACTCTCCCCACAATCCACAACTCATTACCCTCCAATGAGCTATCTATAACTAGTAGGATAAAGTTGCTCTTTAACACAGATCTAAAGTCAGTTTTGTTAATTGTTAATGCATTGATTTGGGGGAGgctaagctgatcctagatctgtcccTCAAGGCATGCTTGAACATAACCGCAGCAGCAGTGTGAATGTAACTGACCTCTGGCACTCCCTGGATGCAGCTAAACTACCTGCAGGACAAGTACTCGGAGTGTGAGGACATGCTACGGGAGGCCAGAGAGGACATTAAGAACCTGCGCAACAAGAGCCTGCCCAACAGCACGGTGCAGCGCTACAGCGCCCTATCAGCCGTGTTCCCCATGGACTCCCTGGCAGCAGAGATTGAGGGCACCTTCCGCAAGGGCCTGGACGTCCCCGCCCCTACGGAGTACAAGTGAGTGAGGATGTCACCGTGAAAACATAAAACACCGGTGACAGTGTGCTTTTTCCAACCTGTTAAGCTCAATTGAATGACAATGCCGGTATGTCAGTTATGTGCCAGAGGGGAAGTTGTTACCAAGTGTGTTTGATTGAACAAAGACAGCGTGACATAACAAAGCACATCTGTTCATGAAAAATATAGAGTAAGTCAAATACAACGTTTAAAATGTTTCCAGAATTACACTACAGAAGATCGAATATACAAGCAGAAATAGACTGACGTAAACATAAATGTTAGACTTGCTACCGGGCACTTTGTCACCATCCCTAATCTATATGGTTTATCTATGGTTGCCAAAGGAACCACCCGTGGCGCGTGTTTGAGACTGTGAAGGTGGTGAAACAAGCGTCGAGGCTGCGCTCGCGGTGCCACTCCCCCGGCCAGGTGCCCGGCTCCAGCCCTGTGTCGCTGCGCTCCAGCTGCGCCTCCACCCCTCGTACCAGCTACTACGGCTCAGACAGCGCCAGCCTCACCTTGGAGGACAAACCACCTAGTACCTCGAGACTGGCAGAGGTGGCACACACTGAGGACAACAGGTGAGACTGGCGTGTgtaaatatacactaccggtcaagggttttagaacacctactcattcaagggttttagaacacctactcattcaagggtttttctttatatttagtGTTTTcaacatcgtagaataatagtgaagacatcaaaactattcagtaacacatatggaatcatgtagtaaccaaaaaatgtgttaaacaagtcaaatatatattttctatttgagattcttcaaatagccaccctttgccttgatgacagctttgcacactcttgccgtTCTCttaaccagtttcatgaggtagtcacctggaatgcatttcaaataataggtgtgccttcttaaaagttaatttgtggaatttctttccttcttaatgtgtttgagccaatcagttgtgttgtgacaaggtaggtgtgttATACAtaagatagcactatttggtaaaagaccaagtccaagaccaagtccatattatggcaagaacagctcaaactgcccctaaacaggcagttaacccactgttcctaggccgtcattgaaaataagaatttgttcttaactgacgcctagttaaataaaggtcaaataaaataaaaaagaagtaaagagaaacgacagtccatcattactttaagacatgaaggtcagtcaatccggaaaatgtcaagaactttgaaagttaaTTCAAgtccagtcgcaaaaaccatcaagcgctatgatgaaactggctttcatgcgGACCGGCATAAGAATGGAAGaccctgagttacctctgctgcagaggataagttcattagagttaccagcctcagaaattgcatcccaaataaatgcttcacggagttcaagtaacagacacatctcaacatcaaatgttcaAAAGAgacagactgtgtgaatcaggccttcatagtcgaattgatgcaaagaaaccactactaaaggacaccaataagaggaagagacttgcttgggccaagaaacaagagcaatggacattagaccagtgggaATTTGTCATTTGGTCTAttgtccaaattggagattttttgttccaaccgccgtgtctttctgagacgcggtgtgggtgtaCAGATGATCTCTTTATGTGTATTtctcaccgtaaagcatggaggaggaggtgttatggtgtggggggtgtcactccctgaccatagagttttttattctctatgttagttaggtcggggtgtgactagggtgggttatctaggggaTTTATACATctatgttggcctagtatggttcccaatcagaggcagctgtttatcgtcaTCTCTGATTGGatatcatatttaggcagccatttcccctttgtgctttgtgggatcttgactatggatagttgcctgttagcacttTTGTTAGCTTCATATTTCGTTTGAGATGTATTGTTTTGCTGTGAGTTTCACTTAGTAATTAAAAggtgtggaacccagatcacgctgcgctttggtccacttattATAACGAACTCCCTTGACAGGGGGTTctttcaagtcacacttaaccagcatggctaccactatcacgtttcaggtatgacccagatgcagacggtGTCGAagaaaacaaaagtttatttctgaaacaggggcaggcaaatgacaggtcaaagaAAGGCAGGGGTCAAAAATCCAGAGAGGGTGCAAAGGTCCAGAATGGCagacagtctcagggtcagggcaggcaaaggtcaataatccagtaaggtacagaacggcaggcaggctcagggtcaaggcaggcagaatggtcaaaaccgggaaggactagaaaacaggagcaagaaACAGTCAAGAGCAGGGGAACAAACGCTGGTAGGTTTCgcaaacaaaacgaactggcaacagacacagagaacacaggtataaatacacaggggataatggggatgATGGGTGACAcctagaggggggtggagacaagcacaaagacaggtgaaacagatcagggtgtgacaaccactgcattcttcagcgatacgccatcccatctggtttgagcttagtcccactatcatttgtttttcaacagcacaatgacccaacacacctccaggccgtTTAAGGGcaattttaccaagaaggagagtgatggagtgctgaatcagatgacctggcctccacaatcctccGACCTGAACCAAATTGAGATGCTTTAGGATGAGTctgatcgcagagtgaaggaaaaagcagtcaacaagtgctcaacatatgtgggaactccttcaagatgtgggaactccttctctcaaccaggtgaaactggttgagagaatgccaagagtgtgcaaagctgtcatcaaggcaaagggtggctagtttgaagaatctaaaatataaaatatatgttgatttgtttaacacttttttgtttactacataattccatgtgtgttatttcatagttttgatgtctttattattctacaatgtagaaaatagtaattaaaaaatttaaaaaaccttgaatgagtaggtgttctaaaacgtttgacagGTGGTGCACATGGGTATTTATGGGTATATGTGTGAATTACATGAACTCTCATACAGAGTCTACAGACATCAGACACACAGAGTATttacttttcaaatcaaatgaatTTGTATATGTCACATGCTTCGCAGACAACAggcgtagactaacagtgaaatgcttttccaTAGTATATTAATGGACTGTCCTTCATACATGTTCAAACATACAGCTTCCATTTCTCTGGTCTATGTGTACTAATAACAGCAGTGCATTTGTATTCAAAACCTATTCTACCTCCTCTACTCTGAGTGTTAGTGCATCAACAGTGTAAGGTATATCATTAACCTGCCTTTATTTCTGTCTGATCTCAGTGTGAGTGGCCGTAAGCGTCTGGGTATGCCGGGCATGCCTGGAGGCCAGGACCTTGCGGCCGCGCTCCGCTGTTTATCTGACCGCCAGCAGAGCCATGCTTCAGAGCGCCCCTTCTTTGAGGTGGAGCGTGAACGCAAACTCCGCGCCCTGGCCACCGCCTGTCAGGGGTGCAgcgaggagggtgaggaggtgggCGAGCTGGGCTCCAGTGGGTTCCTTACGCCCAACGACAGCCTGGTGTCCAGCTCGGTGGCGTCGACAAGCACCAACTACTCCAATGGCAGCTCGCTGCACTCCTCGGCCGGATCGGGGGGCTCACGCTCCTACCTACCCGATCGCCTGCAGATTGTCAAGCCCCTGGAAGGTGAGGAGGGACAGGGAGACCCTGTGTGTGTTCTTAGCTGAGATATTAGGTGTGTGGTAACTCAAATGGTAGTTTTACGGTAACTTGCCTAAGGTTTCTAGACTCAATTACAAGTGAAACTATGAATGTAGACTCTAAAAGCTGAAAATAGACACTCTTTACAATTGTTTTCTTCTTTCAATATGAAAAATATGCATGATTAGAGAAATACAGgttattatataaataaataaatgtgttatTCCCAACATATATCGCCCTTCCTCTCCACCCCAGGCTCAGTGACCCTGCACCACTGGCAGCAGCTGGCCAAGCCCAACCTGGGTGGTATCCTGCACCCTCGCCCGGGGGTCCTCACCAAAGACTTCCGGGAGCTGGAGATCGACCTCCAACACGTCTACAGCCTCAATGACCTTGAGGAGGATGACCCAGACCTATCACAGCTCTCCCACAACCTGGCTGCCGGAGCCCACGGCACCATAGGTAAGAAAAGAGGCCACAAAGTAGTGTTTAGTTGAGTTCAGTAGATACGGTTGATAGGGTCTCaattgtgagtgaaaacattcaCCCACAGTGCACACTCATTCCTCTGGTCCCTCTAGTCTGGTGTGAAAATCTGATcgttttcccttctctctccgaCGGAACTCTTTAGGTCCGTCAGATTGGGTAAGGGAGAACGATCAGGCATTGACACTGGAACCTTCTATTTGGATAACATGTCTACTGTGGTCCTTATCCCCCTAAGTTCACCTGTGTGGTAGGTGTGATGTTACTAAACAGTTTGTGTCATTCCAACTCATACTGTCGTTGTGTACCGTACATTCTCCCATCCGTGGTGGGTGGCTCTGGGATTTTCCTCATCCATTGTGAGTAGTTATGTATGTTGTTGTGTTCGTGTGTAGTTGTGTAAAGTGTGTCCATCACCCACAGTCACTCCATCCTCCGGCCCCAACCTCCCCCAGACCCCTCCCACCCACACCGTCACCACCTGTCGGCGCCACCACCCATCcctcctgctcccctccttctccaccaGGTAAGATCTGCGAGTCCCTCACACACACCTATTCATTGGTTACACTTTATTTTACAGTCCGGTTTCACATTTTATTTTAggtatgatttatttaaccaggaaggccgtTGAGATATTTGTTTAGAAGGAGACATGGCCAAGAA
This sequence is a window from Oncorhynchus mykiss isolate Arlee chromosome 13, USDA_OmykA_1.1, whole genome shotgun sequence. Protein-coding genes within it:
- the LOC110485893 gene encoding trafficking kinesin-binding protein 1 isoform X2, coding for MEEGFCPVTMEVWSSSASEEEEEEEKESGHGSQEEEEEEEVEEGGKPHNKESLCRELMQVLCSERVGQVTKTYHDIEAVTHLLEEKERDLELAARIGQSLLKQNRDLTARNELMDEQLEIATEEIAQLRHELSMRDDLLHLYASTEEIENASDSHTLMKRNESSNSLSNFVNYDFIQQKLKGLEEENLKLRCEANELTSETANYEEQEQELMMVCVEELTSVNKQVVDLSDELARKVEDTLRQQEEISSLLAQIVDLQARCKALTTDNEELTQHLSASRESQSQLKSELNYLQDKYSECEDMLREAREDIKNLRNKSLPNSTVQRYSALSAVFPMDSLAAEIEGTFRKGLDVPAPTEYKNHPWRVFETVKVVKQASRLRSRCHSPGQVPGSSPVSLRSSCASTPRTSYYGSDSASLTLEDKPPSTSRLAEVAHTEDNSVSGRKRLGMPGMPGGQDLAAALRCLSDRQQSHASERPFFEVERERKLRALATACQGCSEEGEEVGELGSSGFLTPNDSLVSSSVASTSTNYSNGSSLHSSAGSGGSRSYLPDRLQIVKPLEGSVTLHHWQQLAKPNLGGILHPRPGVLTKDFRELEIDLQHVYSLNDLEEDDPDLSQLSHNLAAGAHGTIVTPSSGPNLPQTPPTHTVTTCRRHHPSLLLPSFSTSLCSRSLSACWSCEHLSTTSPSSSNQQHCVPTFDPSQGGGHHSTSTTAPPLSLGLLRLLEVQGISASTLPYPYHQLTPHTPHTRPTTAEEERGGGTCTMEEEGRRNIFSFNLVEKLRRLGLHKVADRGVVD
- the LOC110485893 gene encoding trafficking kinesin-binding protein 1 isoform X4 — translated: MECDLLERVDRGSHDVSTLTELCSGGDSEVEIVSLLSEGLPNYTLRADCMFGYDHDDWLHTPLLPPEVALGLTRDQIEETLKYFLLCSERVGQVTKTYHDIEAVTHLLEEKERDLELAARIGQSLLKQNRDLTARNELMDEQLEIATEEIAQLRHELSMRDDLLHLYASTEEIENASDSHTLMKRNESSNSLSNFVNYDFIQQKLKGLEEENLKLRCEANELTSETANYEEQEQELMMVCVEELTSVNKQVVDLSDELARKVEDTLRQQEEISSLLAQIVDLQARCKALTTDNEELTQHLSASRESQSQLKSELNYLQDKYSECEDMLREAREDIKNLRNKSLPNSTVQRYSALSAVFPMDSLAAEIEGTFRKGLDVPAPTEYKNHPWRVFETVKVVKQASRLRSRCHSPGQVPGSSPVSLRSSCASTPRTSYYGSDSASLTLEDKPPSTSRLAEVAHTEDNSVSGRKRLGMPGMPGGQDLAAALRCLSDRQQSHASERPFFEVERERKLRALATACQGCSEEGEEVGELGSSGFLTPNDSLVSSSVASTSTNYSNGSSLHSSAGSGGSRSYLPDRLQIVKPLEGSVTLHHWQQLAKPNLGGILHPRPGVLTKDFRELEIDLQHVYSLNDLEEDDPDLSQLSHNLAAGAHGTIGPSDWVRENDQALTLEPSIWITCLLWSLSP
- the LOC110485893 gene encoding trafficking kinesin-binding protein 1 isoform X3; its protein translation is MECDLLERVDRGSHDVSTLTELCSGGDSEVEIVSLLSEGLPNYTLRADCMFGYDHDDWLHTPLLPPEVALGLTRDQIEETLKYFLLCSERVGQVTKTYHDIEAVTHLLEEKERDLELAARIGQSLLKQNRDLTARNELMDEQLEIATEEIAQLRHELSMRDDLLHLYASTEEIENASDSHTLMKRNESSNSLSNFVNYDFIQQKLKGLEEENLKLRCEANELTSETANYEEQEQELMMVCVEELTSVNKQVVDLSDELARKVEDTLRQQEEISSLLAQIVDLQARCKALTTDNEELTQHLSASRESQSQLKSELNYLQDKYSECEDMLREAREDIKNLRNKSLPNSTVQRYSALSAVFPMDSLAAEIEGTFRKGLDVPAPTEYKNHPWRVFETVKVVKQASRLRSRCHSPGQVPGSSPVSLRSSCASTPRTSYYGSDSASLTLEDKPPSTSRLAEVAHTEDNSVSGRKRLGMPGMPGGQDLAAALRCLSDRQQSHASERPFFEVERERKLRALATACQGCSEEGEEVGELGSSGFLTPNDSLVSSSVASTSTNYSNGSSLHSSAGSGGSRSYLPDRLQIVKPLEGSVTLHHWQQLAKPNLGGILHPRPGVLTKDFRELEIDLQHVYSLNDLEEDDPDLSQLSHNLAAGAHGTIVTPSSGPNLPQTPPTHTVTTCRRHHPSLLLPSFSTSGRKRWSKHFLQL